The sequence below is a genomic window from Rhodothermales bacterium.
CTGGCGATAGCGGCGCGCACGCCGAGGACATTGGGGCTGCCCATGCGGTACGCCGCGATGCGCGCGATGATGTCGGGACGGGCGATGGCATACCCGATGCGCATGCCGGCGAGGCCATGGATTTTTGAGAAGGTGCGGGCGACGATCACGTCGCGGCCCTGATGAACGAGATCGATCATCGTGTGCGCCGCCGGATCGTCCAGGAGATCGATGTAGGCCTCATCCACGAACACCACCGCGCGGCTGGACACCGTCTCGCAGAAGTCGCGCACGGCGGCCGGCGGCGCGATGGTCGCTGTCGGGTTGTTGGGGTTGCACACGAACACGAGGCGCGTGGCCGGCGTGACGCGGCGCTCCATCGCTACGAAATCGTGCACCAGGTCGTCGGTGAGCGGGACGCGGTGAACGTAGGCACCGACGCCTTCGGCGTAGGTCAACATCCCCTGGTAGGTCGGATCGGCAGCGACGATTTCGCCGCCGTGTAAACCATAGGTCATCCCGGCCATAGCCAGGATCTCCCCGGAGCCGCAGCCGACCAGGACGTGTTCCGGAGTGACGCCCTCCCGCTCGGCGATGCGTGCGACCAGGGCCTCCGTCGCGCCGGCGTAGGGGTAGCGGCAGGCCTCGTCGAACGCCGCGGTCATCGCCTCGCGGGCGCTCGGTGAGGGGCCGTACGGGTTTTCGTTCGAGTTGAGGCGGACCGGCTCGTCGCCGCGACGGACGCGGCCCACCACGGGTGCCTGGCTCCACGCCGGCAGGTGCGGGGCCACCGCCAGCGCCATCGCCGATGTGCCGGCGCGGCGAAACCACTGCCGGCGCGACAACGAAGCGGTGGCATCAACGGGGAAAAGGGGAGATTCCATAAGACGAGGCGGTGATCGTGAATAAACCGTACGATCCCGAATATATCTCCCTTTTTAAACTAAAACCAGGGACTAACTACAGGCTATTTAGATCAAAGCGCTTTTGAGATTGATTATTTTTTAATCTCACCAGATTTCAATGAGCGCGGGACGTCGTTTCAGATCAGATTGACCTTCCGAGCGGCCTCGCGGAGTATTTCGCGCTCCTGGACGGTGAGATTTTCCGGTACGCGGATATCGATTTGTACGTACATATCGCCCAGGTCTTGCTCCGTCTTGACGCCCTGGCCCTTGAGGCGGAGCTTGGAGCCGGGCTGCGCTCCGGGGGGGATTTTGAGTTTGATCTGCGTACCGTAGGCGTTTACCATATTGCGGGTGATGCCCAGGATGGCCTCGATGGGGTTGATGATACAGGTGATGTGCAGGTCGTCCCCGATGCGTCGAAAGAAGTGGTGCGGTTCCACTTCGAACGTGACGTACAGATCGCCGATCGAGCTGGCGGCGACGCGGCCGCGTTCCTTGAGTCGGATTTTGAAGCCCGACTGGACGCCCCGGGGGATTTTGATCCGCACCGTTTCGCCGTGGGGTAGGGTGACTTCCGTTTTGCCGCCTTTGAGGGC
It includes:
- a CDS encoding histidinol-phosphate transaminase, with amino-acid sequence MESPLFPVDATASLSRRQWFRRAGTSAMALAVAPHLPAWSQAPVVGRVRRGDEPVRLNSNENPYGPSPSAREAMTAAFDEACRYPYAGATEALVARIAEREGVTPEHVLVGCGSGEILAMAGMTYGLHGGEIVAADPTYQGMLTYAEGVGAYVHRVPLTDDLVHDFVAMERRVTPATRLVFVCNPNNPTATIAPPAAVRDFCETVSSRAVVFVDEAYIDLLDDPAAHTMIDLVHQGRDVIVARTFSKIHGLAGMRIGYAIARPDIIARIAAYRMGSPNVLGVRAAIASLQDTAFQAYSRARIAEGRSFVNAVLDEVGYRYTTSHANFVFFHTGVPIQQFQKTMSDLGVLVARPFPPLLDWCRVSIGTTEELQVFATALRSTASRG